A genomic window from Xyrauchen texanus isolate HMW12.3.18 chromosome 15, RBS_HiC_50CHRs, whole genome shotgun sequence includes:
- the popdc3 gene encoding popeye domain-containing protein 3 codes for MDPSTHLNLNLSKYPVCSEWREHPEGSMFHLAHIFLVLGFMGGSGFYGLLYMFCFLTLGFFCYSIWSWSDPCTTDSFSWTFALFVLCSAQVVHVSYRLRSVTFDKEFQDLYDYMFKKLGVSLIHFGKIVECCERDILTIEKDHCFAMEGKTSIDKLSVLLSGRIRVTVNGEFLHYIYPFQFLDSPEWDSLRPSEEGFFQVTLRADNRCRYVSWRRKKLYLLFAQHRYLAKIFALLVRNDITDKLFSLNDKAFDSRGFRYDLRLPSFCQGPTPEIENTSQPVLEQSATKQAERDS; via the exons ATGGATCCATCAACTCATCTGAATTTAAATTTGAGCAAATACCCGGTGTGCTCCGAATGGAGAGAACATCCTGAAGGATCAATGTTTCATCTCGCCCATATATTCCTTGTTTTAGGATTTATGGGAGGCAGCGGCTTTTATGGATTGCTTTACATGTTCTGTTTTTTAACCCTCGGGTTTTTCTGTTACTCGATCTGGTCGTGGTCCGATCCCTGCACAACGGACTCGTTTTCATGGACTTTTGCGCTTTTCGTCTTGTGTTCGGCGCAAGTTGTCCATGTGTCATACCGCCTGCGAAGTGTCACGTTTGATAAGGAGTTCCAAGATCTCTACGATTATATGTTCAAAAAGCTGGGAGTGTCTTTGATTCACTTTGGAAAGATCGTGGAATGTTGTGAGAGGGATATCCTTACTATTGAGAAAGACCACTGCTTCGCCATGGAGGGCAAAACCTCCATCGACAAACTGTCAGTTCTCCTCTCGGGCAG AATACGGGTGACGGTTAACGGGGAGTTTTTGCACTACATCTACCCCTTTCAGTTCCTGGATTCACCCGAGTGGGATTCCCTCAGACCATCGGAAGAGGGCTTTTTTCAG GTGACGTTGCGCGCAGATAATCGTTGTCGGTATGTGTCTTGGAGACGCAAGAAACTCTATCTGCTGTTCGCGCAGCACCGCTACCTCGCCAAGATCTTCGCGCTGCTGGTGCGCAACGACATCACGGATAAACTCTTCTCTCTGAACGACAAGGCATTCGACAGCCGCGGGTTCCGCTATGATCTCCGGTTACCGAGCTTCTGCCAAGGGCCGACGCCAGAAATAGAAAACACATCCCAGCCAGTTCTGGAACAGAGTGCGACGAAGCAAGCGGAAAGAGACTCCTGA